One stretch of Streptomyces sp. A2-16 DNA includes these proteins:
- a CDS encoding SDR family NAD(P)-dependent oxidoreductase → MTVTEDGSATTTDEVVREPGDEVAYGPGIDPERLAVCLSVLDELDKLEVDHPDAIAVRRATAGVYRTVKQRRRQERRAAKTAHDKAVTEATATGSAQRIDDETEGILPSSITEEGRVAGILQRPRSCYTCKTRYVEVDYFYHQLCPDCARLNRGKRDARADLTGKRALLTGGRAKIGMYIALRLLRDGAHTTITTRFPKDAIRRFKAMDDSGDWLHRLEVVGIDLRDPAQAVALAEQVAEAGPLDILVNNATQTVRRLPSAYAALVDGESAPLPAGELPAHHVIGAFGSGAVDGLASLPAGISGMDAQQVADLALVAGNASVARHLDGTAIDAGGLVPDVVDSNTWVQTIDQISPVELLETQLCNYTSPFILISALRPAMADAAKKAGSGRAYVVNVSAMEGVFGRGYKGAGHPNTNAAKAAMNMVTRTSAQEMFQTDGILMTSVDTGWITDERPHFDKLRLAEEGFHAPLDLVDGAARVYDPIVRGEDGEDVYGVFLKDYVPGKW, encoded by the coding sequence ATGACGGTGACAGAGGACGGCTCGGCGACGACCACGGACGAGGTCGTGCGCGAGCCCGGTGACGAGGTCGCGTACGGCCCCGGCATCGACCCGGAGCGGCTGGCCGTCTGCCTCAGCGTGCTCGACGAGCTCGACAAGCTGGAGGTCGACCACCCCGACGCGATCGCCGTGCGCCGGGCCACCGCCGGGGTCTACCGCACGGTGAAGCAGCGCCGGCGGCAGGAGCGCCGGGCCGCCAAGACCGCCCACGACAAGGCGGTCACGGAGGCCACGGCCACCGGCTCCGCCCAGCGCATCGACGACGAGACCGAGGGCATCCTGCCGTCGTCGATCACCGAGGAGGGCCGGGTCGCGGGGATACTCCAGCGCCCGCGCTCCTGCTACACCTGCAAGACCCGGTACGTCGAGGTCGACTACTTCTACCACCAGCTCTGTCCGGACTGCGCCCGCCTGAACCGCGGCAAGCGCGACGCCCGCGCCGACCTCACCGGCAAGCGCGCCCTGCTCACCGGCGGCCGCGCCAAGATCGGCATGTACATCGCGCTGCGGCTGCTGCGCGACGGCGCGCACACCACCATCACCACGCGTTTCCCGAAGGACGCCATCCGCCGCTTCAAGGCCATGGACGACTCCGGGGACTGGCTGCACCGCCTGGAGGTCGTCGGCATCGACCTGCGCGACCCGGCGCAGGCCGTGGCCCTCGCCGAGCAGGTCGCCGAGGCGGGCCCGCTCGACATCCTGGTCAACAACGCGACCCAGACCGTGCGCAGGCTGCCCTCCGCCTACGCCGCCCTGGTCGACGGCGAGAGCGCCCCGCTGCCCGCGGGTGAACTGCCCGCCCACCACGTCATCGGCGCGTTCGGCTCCGGCGCGGTCGACGGACTCGCCTCGCTGCCCGCCGGGATCTCCGGCATGGACGCCCAGCAGGTCGCCGACCTGGCCCTGGTCGCGGGCAACGCCAGCGTGGCCCGGCACCTCGACGGCACCGCCATCGACGCGGGCGGCCTCGTCCCCGACGTCGTCGACAGCAACACCTGGGTCCAGACCATCGACCAGATCTCCCCGGTGGAGCTCCTGGAGACCCAGCTCTGCAACTACACGTCACCGTTCATCCTGATCAGCGCGCTGCGCCCGGCCATGGCCGACGCCGCGAAGAAGGCGGGCAGCGGACGGGCCTACGTCGTGAACGTCTCCGCGATGGAAGGCGTCTTCGGCCGCGGCTACAAGGGTGCGGGCCACCCCAACACCAACGCGGCCAAGGCCGCGATGAACATGGTCACCCGCACCAGCGCCCAGGAGATGTTCCAGACCGACGGCATCCTCATGACCTCGGTCGACACCGGCTGGATCACGGACGAGCGCCCCCACTTCGACAAGCTCCGCCTCGCCGAGGAGGGCTTCCACGCCCCCCTCGACCTGGTCGACGGTGCGGCCCGCGTCTACGACCCGATCGTGCGCGGCGAGGACGGCGAGGACGTGTACGGGGTGTTCCTGAAGGACTACGTGCCCGGGAAGTGGTGA
- a CDS encoding SDR family oxidoreductase, with the protein MTSSYGLHGRAALVTGGTRGIGREVARQLAEAGALLCVTARNREDVRRTAAELGGIGLAGSVADPAHPRALVDLALSEFGRLDIVVNNAATNQPYGPLMDADPQVWREAFTVNVEAPLRLVQAAWHGWMREHGGSVVNICTEGAGHVGPNVGAYGTSKAALLHLTQQLAGELAPRVRVNSVSPGLVRTEMARFVWEKGPVELPLGRIGEPEDIARAVVWLASDAAGWITGADLLVDGGTRVRAAQTEAYAVHERLRSFTPPRP; encoded by the coding sequence ATGACGTCGTCCTACGGACTGCACGGCAGGGCCGCTCTGGTGACCGGCGGCACGCGCGGGATCGGGCGCGAGGTCGCCCGGCAACTGGCCGAGGCGGGGGCCCTGTTGTGCGTCACGGCCCGGAACCGGGAGGACGTCCGGCGGACCGCGGCCGAACTCGGCGGCATCGGACTCGCGGGCAGCGTCGCCGACCCCGCCCATCCCCGCGCCCTGGTGGACCTCGCCCTGAGCGAGTTCGGCCGGCTCGACATCGTGGTCAACAACGCGGCGACGAACCAGCCCTACGGCCCGCTCATGGACGCGGATCCTCAGGTCTGGCGCGAGGCCTTCACCGTCAACGTCGAGGCGCCGCTGCGCCTGGTGCAGGCGGCGTGGCACGGCTGGATGCGCGAGCACGGCGGGTCGGTGGTCAACATCTGCACGGAGGGCGCCGGGCACGTGGGCCCGAACGTCGGCGCTTACGGCACCAGCAAGGCGGCCCTGCTGCATCTCACACAGCAGCTGGCGGGCGAGCTGGCGCCGCGGGTGCGGGTCAACTCCGTCTCGCCCGGCCTCGTACGGACGGAGATGGCCCGGTTCGTGTGGGAGAAGGGTCCCGTCGAGCTGCCGCTGGGCCGGATCGGCGAGCCCGAGGACATCGCGCGGGCCGTGGTGTGGCTCGCGTCCGACGCGGCCGGGTGGATCACGGGGGCGGACCTCCTGGTGGACGGGGGCACGCGGGTGCGGGCTGCGCAGACCGAGGCGTACGCCGTCCACGAGCGCCTTCGTTCGTTCACGCCGCCGCGGCCGTGA
- a CDS encoding PA14 domain-containing protein — translation MHRRHLTRLRGRLALLFAALLGLAGLTAAPALADDPAEARGLKGEYWTQSAPGAFDFHELKATTFDPNLDFDNLEPRLAAATGRSDDVSVRWTGRVVPESTGPHTFSVIGDNGFRLWIDGQLLIDHWVDDWDREQSAQPVELTAGQAYDIKVEYFEHYGGSNLHLRWVRPGGTKEAVPRSAFRLPEGYDYDGPLATTVLGSGRTLRLDFAQPLAAPPAGLTGHLQAVIGGAGWPLKAVKQDPKDARTLLVTLAEPVVGNRTGTARGTADLRYDGEGGLAGADGNVVNAFWSSGPNRSTYELRTKWADEVGPGNAHPEYPRPQLTRQEWRNLNGRWQFAAAEAGEQPPVGRNLAERILVPYPVESQLSGLERHEDRMWYRRTFTVPADWHIGSGTRLRLNFGAVDWRSEVYVNGTRVAEHTGGYDKFSADVTDALKPGRTQELIVGVHDPTDAAGGENPPLGKQRLDPSGIWYTPSSGIWQTVWMEPVARDHVDSLKLTPDVSAGRLTVEALGVRDGVPITATAYDGERKVATARGRTGEPLALTLENPRLWSPDDPFLYGLRVSVGADRVGSYFGMRSIAVENVNGTPRTVLNGEPVFMMATLDQGFWPDGLHTAPTDEALAYDLRVHKQLGFNAVRKHIKVEPDRWFYWADRLGLLVWQDMPAMTAGVNPGPAARTEYEREMKQMIDQHISSPSVVMWVTFNEGWGQYDIGRIAEQAKAWDPTRLVNNQSGLNLGADGDAGDIMDEHGYPSPALPPRPDGRRALVSGEYGGLGLAVPGHAWSVQQSYVDVDPATYTDDYLARLDEVRALVCRGSNGAVYTQISDVEGELNGLLTYDRKVLKPDAERVRAAHRALIRDASRATPTGCAPTGG, via the coding sequence GCCGGCCTGACCGCGGCTCCCGCCCTGGCCGACGACCCCGCCGAGGCCCGCGGGCTCAAGGGCGAGTACTGGACCCAGTCCGCCCCCGGCGCTTTCGACTTCCACGAGCTGAAGGCGACCACCTTCGACCCGAACCTCGACTTCGACAACCTGGAGCCCAGGCTCGCCGCCGCGACCGGCCGCTCGGACGACGTCAGCGTCCGCTGGACCGGAAGGGTGGTACCGGAGAGCACCGGCCCCCACACCTTCTCGGTCATCGGCGACAACGGCTTCCGTCTGTGGATCGACGGGCAGCTCCTCATCGACCACTGGGTCGACGACTGGGACCGCGAACAGAGCGCGCAGCCGGTCGAGTTGACGGCCGGACAGGCCTACGACATCAAGGTCGAGTACTTCGAGCACTACGGCGGCTCCAACCTCCACCTGCGCTGGGTCCGGCCCGGCGGCACCAAGGAGGCCGTGCCCCGGTCGGCGTTCCGGCTCCCCGAGGGCTACGACTACGACGGCCCGCTCGCGACGACCGTCCTCGGCAGCGGACGCACCCTGAGGCTCGACTTCGCCCAGCCCCTCGCCGCACCCCCGGCCGGCCTCACCGGTCACCTCCAGGCGGTGATCGGCGGCGCCGGGTGGCCCCTGAAAGCGGTGAAACAGGACCCGAAGGACGCCCGCACCCTTCTCGTCACCCTCGCCGAACCCGTCGTGGGCAACAGGACCGGCACCGCACGCGGCACCGCCGACCTCCGCTACGACGGCGAAGGCGGGCTCGCCGGCGCGGACGGCAACGTTGTCAACGCCTTCTGGAGCAGCGGTCCCAACCGTTCGACCTACGAGCTGCGGACGAAGTGGGCCGACGAGGTCGGTCCGGGAAACGCCCACCCCGAGTACCCGCGCCCCCAGTTGACCCGCCAGGAGTGGCGCAACCTCAACGGCCGCTGGCAGTTCGCCGCCGCCGAGGCGGGCGAACAGCCGCCGGTGGGCAGGAACCTGGCCGAGCGCATCCTCGTGCCGTATCCCGTGGAGTCCCAGCTCTCCGGCCTGGAACGGCACGAGGACCGCATGTGGTACCGCCGCACCTTCACCGTCCCGGCCGACTGGCACATCGGCTCCGGCACCCGCCTCAGGCTCAATTTCGGCGCGGTCGACTGGCGGTCCGAGGTGTACGTCAACGGCACCAGGGTCGCCGAACACACCGGCGGCTACGACAAGTTCAGCGCCGACGTCACCGACGCGCTGAAGCCGGGGCGCACCCAGGAGCTGATCGTCGGCGTCCACGACCCCACCGACGCGGCCGGCGGCGAGAACCCACCTCTCGGCAAGCAGCGCCTGGACCCGAGCGGCATCTGGTACACCCCGTCCTCCGGCATCTGGCAGACCGTCTGGATGGAACCGGTCGCCCGCGACCATGTCGACTCCCTCAAACTGACCCCCGACGTCTCCGCCGGCCGGCTGACGGTCGAGGCACTGGGCGTCCGTGACGGCGTACCGATCACGGCGACGGCGTACGACGGAGAGCGGAAGGTCGCCACGGCGCGCGGCCGGACGGGTGAGCCGCTGGCCCTGACCCTCGAGAACCCGCGCCTGTGGTCGCCCGACGACCCGTTCCTGTACGGCCTGAGGGTGAGCGTCGGCGCCGACCGCGTCGGCAGCTACTTCGGGATGCGCTCCATCGCCGTCGAGAACGTGAACGGCACCCCGCGCACGGTCCTCAACGGCGAGCCCGTCTTCATGATGGCCACCCTCGACCAGGGCTTCTGGCCCGACGGCCTGCACACCGCGCCCACCGACGAGGCCCTCGCGTACGACCTCAGGGTGCACAAGCAGCTCGGCTTCAACGCGGTGCGCAAGCACATCAAGGTCGAGCCCGACCGCTGGTTCTACTGGGCCGACCGGCTGGGTCTGCTGGTGTGGCAGGACATGCCCGCCATGACGGCCGGGGTGAATCCGGGCCCCGCCGCCCGCACCGAGTACGAGCGTGAGATGAAGCAGATGATCGACCAGCACATCAGCAGTCCGTCGGTCGTCATGTGGGTGACGTTCAACGAGGGCTGGGGGCAGTACGACATCGGCCGGATCGCCGAACAGGCCAAGGCCTGGGACCCGACCCGCCTGGTCAACAACCAGTCGGGACTCAACCTAGGCGCCGACGGCGACGCCGGCGACATCATGGACGAGCACGGGTATCCCAGCCCCGCTCTGCCGCCTCGCCCGGACGGGAGGCGCGCCCTGGTCAGCGGGGAGTACGGCGGTCTCGGCCTGGCGGTTCCCGGACACGCCTGGTCCGTCCAGCAGTCGTACGTCGACGTCGACCCGGCGACCTACACCGACGACTATCTGGCCAGGCTCGACGAGGTGCGGGCCCTGGTCTGCCGGGGGAGCAACGGCGCCGTCTACACGCAGATCTCGGACGTCGAGGGTGAGCTGAACGGGCTGCTCACCTACGACCGCAAGGTCCTCAAACCGGACGCCGAACGGGTGCGGGCCGCGCACCGGGCCCTGATCCGGGACGCGTCCCGGGCGACGCCGACCGGGTGCGCGCCGACCGGCGGTTGA
- a CDS encoding wax ester/triacylglycerol synthase family O-acyltransferase: MTSDLLAPLDLAFWNMESAEHPMHLGALGVFAAHSPTAGAHAADLLAGRAAAVPGLRMRIRDVWPLGFPYAFGGAARVPDPDFDPLRHVLLHAPTDDFHTGAGRLMQRPLDRERPPWEAHVLPGEDGMSFAVLFKFHHALADGLRALTLAAAVLDPMDLPARRPRPEEPPKGLLPDVRKLPDLVRGAVSDLGRALDIGASVALSSLGVRSSAALTAEPSGTRRTAGVVVDLDDVHRVRKSRGGTVNDVLIAVVAGALRRWLDERGDGSEGVAPRALIPVSKRRPRTAQPQGNRLSGYLIRLPVDDPDPLGRLDTVRSAMDRNKDAGPNRGAGAVALLADHVPALGHRLGGPLAGQGARLWFDILVTSVPLPGVGLKLGGNPVTEVYPFAPLARGQSLAVAISTYRGQVHYGLVADAEAVPDLDRFARALSEEVKHLLAACGA, translated from the coding sequence TTGACTTCAGACCTGCTCGCCCCTCTCGACCTGGCGTTCTGGAACATGGAATCCGCCGAGCACCCGATGCACCTGGGAGCGCTAGGCGTCTTCGCGGCGCACTCGCCCACCGCGGGCGCCCACGCGGCCGACCTCCTCGCGGGCCGGGCCGCCGCCGTGCCGGGCCTCAGAATGCGGATCCGGGACGTGTGGCCGCTCGGCTTCCCGTACGCCTTCGGGGGAGCCGCCCGCGTCCCCGACCCCGACTTCGACCCGCTCCGGCACGTGCTGCTGCACGCCCCGACCGACGACTTCCACACCGGGGCCGGACGGCTCATGCAGCGTCCGCTCGACCGCGAACGGCCGCCGTGGGAGGCGCATGTACTGCCGGGGGAGGACGGCATGTCCTTCGCCGTGCTCTTCAAGTTCCACCACGCCCTGGCCGACGGACTGCGGGCGCTGACGCTCGCCGCCGCCGTCCTGGACCCGATGGACCTGCCCGCACGCAGGCCGCGCCCCGAGGAACCGCCCAAGGGCCTGCTGCCGGACGTGCGCAAGCTGCCCGACCTCGTCCGGGGCGCCGTCTCCGATCTGGGCCGCGCGCTCGACATCGGCGCCTCCGTCGCCCTGTCCTCCCTGGGGGTGCGCTCCTCCGCCGCCCTCACCGCCGAGCCGAGCGGCACCCGCCGCACCGCCGGAGTCGTCGTCGACCTCGACGACGTGCACCGCGTCCGCAAGAGCCGCGGCGGCACCGTCAACGACGTCCTGATCGCGGTCGTCGCGGGCGCCCTGCGCCGCTGGCTGGACGAGCGCGGTGACGGCAGCGAGGGTGTGGCGCCCCGAGCCCTGATCCCGGTCTCCAAGCGCCGCCCGCGCACCGCGCAGCCGCAGGGCAACCGGCTCTCCGGGTACCTGATAAGGCTTCCGGTCGACGACCCCGACCCGCTGGGCCGTCTCGACACGGTCCGCTCAGCCATGGACCGCAACAAGGACGCGGGCCCCAACCGGGGCGCGGGAGCGGTCGCGCTCCTCGCCGACCACGTCCCGGCCCTCGGCCACCGTCTCGGTGGGCCCCTGGCCGGCCAGGGCGCCCGCCTCTGGTTCGACATCCTCGTCACCAGCGTGCCCCTGCCCGGCGTCGGCCTGAAGCTCGGCGGCAACCCGGTCACCGAGGTCTACCCCTTCGCCCCGCTGGCCCGCGGCCAGTCCCTCGCGGTCGCGATCTCGACCTACCGGGGACAGGTCCACTACGGCCTGGTCGCCGACGCGGAAGCGGTGCCTGACCTGGACCGGTTCGCCCGGGCGCTGTCCGAGGAGGTGAAGCACCTGCTGGCCGCCTGCGGTGCTTGA
- a CDS encoding family 20 glycosylhydrolase, whose protein sequence is MRKRLGFAAVVALLTLLLSPVPASARSGEGPPVTVPALTGWTAEPGGYAFGPRTRLVADSPAERRVADTLVGDLRAAGHGRIAVVRGGARSGDIVINVRPSRSALGTEGYELHAGTRLSITGATGTGAFYGTRTLLQLLAQGDRIPAGRTVDVPRYKERGVGVCACYIHISLPWLENLVREMSYNKLNQLLVELKVKSDAHPEANTWGYYTKDEIRRLVALGDKYHVEIIPEINSPGHIDPWIENRPDLQLTDSDGTKQPSRLDITRQASFDYYTSLMDEYAQVFTSRSWHMGADEYMLGSDFAKYPQILEYAQDRYGPNATPQDAFVDFVNRVHDYAAGKGVALRIWNDGLTGANTVPVDQDTTVEHWLNVAVKPSALIAQGYSVMNAAYSLYLVRGGFHSDTASLYDQSWDPRSFEGEKLTSPKGVTGAKISLWPDNGRGETENEVAVRLWPALRHIAQATWGDPHPDATYAEFLARGSAVGHAPGWRDLTRVPVPDGTYTFGHSFTASVQRTADGYATLRSAAGCLAISGGKLTLNVPLQPGVEATWDPCDPNSTLQRWELEPAAGGYRLVNAITRMALTVTDDGRIAQYPVDRRTPTAWHLS, encoded by the coding sequence ATGAGGAAACGGCTGGGATTCGCCGCAGTCGTGGCGCTGCTGACGCTGCTCCTGTCACCCGTTCCGGCCAGTGCGCGCTCGGGCGAGGGGCCGCCGGTCACGGTGCCGGCCCTGACCGGTTGGACCGCGGAGCCGGGCGGCTACGCGTTCGGGCCCCGCACCCGCCTGGTGGCCGACAGCCCCGCCGAACGCCGGGTCGCCGACACCCTGGTCGGTGACCTCCGGGCGGCGGGCCACGGGAGGATCGCGGTCGTGCGCGGCGGAGCCCGCTCGGGTGACATCGTTATCAACGTCCGACCGTCCCGGAGCGCCCTCGGCACCGAGGGCTACGAACTCCACGCCGGCACAAGGCTGTCCATTACCGGAGCGACCGGGACCGGCGCCTTCTACGGCACCCGGACCCTGCTCCAGCTCCTCGCCCAGGGCGACCGGATCCCCGCCGGACGCACGGTGGACGTGCCCCGCTACAAGGAGCGGGGGGTCGGGGTCTGCGCCTGCTACATCCACATCTCGCTGCCCTGGCTGGAGAACCTCGTCCGCGAGATGTCCTACAACAAGCTCAACCAGCTGCTCGTGGAGCTGAAGGTCAAGAGCGACGCCCACCCCGAGGCCAACACCTGGGGCTACTACACCAAGGACGAGATACGGCGGCTCGTCGCGCTCGGCGACAAGTACCACGTCGAGATCATCCCCGAGATCAACTCCCCGGGACACATCGACCCGTGGATCGAGAACCGCCCGGACCTCCAGCTCACCGACTCCGACGGCACCAAGCAGCCCTCGCGCCTCGACATCACCCGGCAGGCATCCTTCGACTACTACACGAGCCTGATGGACGAGTACGCCCAGGTCTTCACGTCGAGGTCCTGGCACATGGGCGCCGACGAGTACATGCTCGGCTCCGACTTCGCGAAGTACCCGCAAATCCTCGAGTACGCCCAGGACAGGTACGGTCCGAACGCCACCCCGCAGGACGCCTTCGTCGACTTCGTCAACCGCGTCCACGACTACGCGGCGGGCAAGGGCGTCGCACTGCGCATCTGGAACGACGGGCTGACCGGCGCCAACACCGTGCCGGTCGACCAGGACACCACGGTCGAGCACTGGCTGAACGTGGCGGTGAAACCCAGCGCGCTCATCGCGCAGGGCTACTCGGTGATGAACGCCGCCTACTCGCTCTACCTGGTCCGCGGCGGCTTCCACAGCGACACCGCCTCGCTCTACGACCAGAGCTGGGACCCCCGCAGCTTCGAGGGCGAGAAGCTGACCTCCCCGAAGGGCGTCACCGGCGCGAAGATCAGCCTGTGGCCGGACAACGGACGCGGTGAGACCGAGAACGAGGTCGCCGTACGACTCTGGCCCGCGCTGCGGCACATCGCCCAGGCCACCTGGGGCGACCCGCATCCCGACGCGACCTACGCGGAGTTCCTGGCACGCGGTTCCGCTGTCGGGCACGCCCCAGGTTGGCGGGACCTGACCCGGGTGCCGGTGCCGGACGGGACGTACACCTTCGGACACTCCTTCACCGCCTCGGTGCAGCGCACGGCGGACGGCTACGCGACCCTCCGGTCGGCGGCCGGCTGCCTCGCGATCAGCGGCGGCAAGCTCACGCTCAACGTGCCGCTCCAGCCCGGAGTCGAGGCGACCTGGGACCCCTGCGATCCGAACAGCACCCTGCAGCGCTGGGAGTTGGAGCCCGCGGCGGGCGGTTACCGGCTCGTCAACGCGATCACCCGGATGGCGCTCACCGTCACCGACGACGGCCGGATCGCGCAGTACCCGGTCGATCGACGCACCCCCACCGCCTGGCACTTGAGCTGA
- a CDS encoding amidase family protein has translation MTSWVGRTAAEIAAAVREKRATPREVVAEHLARIEKLDERIGAFRVVRAEAALAEADEVGSRDDLGRLPLAGVPVAVKDNLAVRGETNRVGSAATPDTPAGADHEVVARLRAAGAVVVGLTNVPELCVFGTTEGVHGTSRNPWDTSRTAGGSSGGSAAAVAAGLVPIALGNDGMGSLRIPAANCGLVTIKPGSGVVPAGISDGDWFGMSENGPLATTVEDARLLLSVMADAEFVRRDTPATLDIAVSLRSPLAGVTISAPYTAAVREAAGLLIKAGHQVRRADPPYPLSLGVTSLATWTAGTSVDATGLDSRQLARRTRVHAAIGRRFVKSVREGRARQELRERLEPFFAEHDVLLLPALARRSPKAEAWHERGWLRNVLVNTNYSPLTPPWNLTGWPAMAVPLGTLPSGAPTAVQLVARPGSEAVLLEVAEELERRQPWRRTAPLD, from the coding sequence GTGACCAGCTGGGTCGGCCGTACGGCCGCCGAGATCGCCGCCGCCGTCCGCGAGAAGCGGGCCACGCCCCGTGAGGTGGTGGCCGAGCACCTCGCCCGGATCGAGAAGCTCGACGAGCGGATCGGGGCGTTCCGGGTGGTGCGGGCCGAGGCGGCACTGGCGGAGGCCGACGAGGTGGGCTCCCGGGACGACCTCGGCCGACTCCCCCTGGCCGGTGTGCCCGTGGCCGTCAAGGACAACCTGGCCGTGCGCGGCGAGACCAACCGCGTCGGCTCCGCCGCGACCCCGGACACGCCCGCCGGGGCCGACCACGAGGTCGTGGCCCGGCTGCGGGCCGCGGGCGCTGTGGTCGTGGGGCTGACGAACGTCCCGGAGCTGTGCGTCTTCGGCACCACGGAGGGCGTCCACGGCACCTCCCGCAACCCCTGGGACACCTCGCGCACCGCGGGCGGCTCGTCCGGGGGCAGCGCGGCCGCGGTCGCCGCGGGCCTCGTCCCGATCGCCCTCGGCAACGACGGCATGGGCTCCCTGCGCATCCCGGCCGCCAACTGCGGGCTCGTCACCATCAAGCCGGGCTCGGGGGTGGTGCCGGCCGGCATCAGCGACGGCGACTGGTTCGGCATGTCCGAGAACGGCCCCCTCGCGACCACGGTGGAGGACGCCCGTCTGCTGCTTTCGGTCATGGCCGACGCCGAGTTCGTACGACGGGACACGCCCGCCACGCTGGACATCGCCGTGTCGCTGCGCAGCCCGCTCGCCGGGGTCACGATCAGCGCGCCGTACACCGCCGCGGTCCGGGAGGCGGCCGGGCTGCTGATCAAGGCGGGGCATCAGGTGCGGCGCGCGGACCCGCCCTACCCGCTCTCGCTGGGCGTCACGTCCCTGGCCACCTGGACGGCGGGCACCTCGGTGGACGCGACGGGCCTGGATTCGCGGCAGCTGGCCCGGCGCACCCGCGTGCACGCGGCGATCGGCCGGCGCTTCGTCAAGAGCGTCCGCGAGGGCAGGGCCCGGCAGGAACTGCGCGAGCGCCTGGAGCCGTTCTTCGCCGAGCACGACGTACTGCTGCTGCCGGCGCTGGCCCGCCGCTCCCCCAAGGCCGAGGCCTGGCACGAGCGGGGCTGGCTGCGCAACGTCCTCGTCAACACCAACTACTCGCCGCTGACCCCGCCGTGGAACCTCACCGGATGGCCGGCCATGGCGGTGCCGCTCGGCACCCTGCCCTCGGGCGCCCCCACGGCCGTGCAGCTGGTGGCACGGCCCGGCTCCGAGGCGGTGCTGCTGGAGGTCGCGGAGGAGCTGGAGCGGCGGCAGCCGTGGCGGCGGACCGCGCCGCTCGACTGA
- a CDS encoding GNAT family N-acetyltransferase, with translation MLIREAVADDWPRIWPFWHRIVAAGETYAWDPDTSEEAARALWMNPAKRVHVVEDETGAIVASAYVTPNYGGPAARIANAGFMVDPDRGGRGYGRALAEHILAAAAADGYRGMVFNAVVETNPAVKLWTSLGFTILGTVPEAFEHPRHGRVGLHIMYKAL, from the coding sequence ATGCTGATCAGAGAAGCCGTGGCCGACGACTGGCCACGGATCTGGCCGTTCTGGCACCGGATCGTGGCCGCGGGCGAGACCTACGCCTGGGACCCCGACACCTCCGAAGAAGCCGCCCGCGCCCTGTGGATGAACCCGGCCAAGCGCGTCCATGTCGTCGAGGACGAGACCGGCGCGATCGTCGCCTCGGCCTACGTCACCCCCAACTACGGCGGCCCCGCCGCCCGGATCGCCAACGCCGGTTTCATGGTCGACCCCGACCGGGGCGGCCGCGGCTACGGCCGTGCCCTCGCCGAGCACATCCTGGCCGCCGCCGCGGCGGACGGCTACCGGGGCATGGTGTTCAACGCCGTCGTCGAGACCAACCCGGCCGTGAAGCTGTGGACCTCGCTCGGCTTCACGATCCTCGGCACCGTGCCGGAGGCCTTCGAACACCCCCGGCACGGACGGGTCGGGCTGCACATCATGTACAAGGCCCTGTAG